In Silene latifolia isolate original U9 population chromosome X, ASM4854445v1, whole genome shotgun sequence, the following proteins share a genomic window:
- the LOC141620464 gene encoding protein FAR1-RELATED SEQUENCE 5-like: MADMEIVVYEAVENVTADVDDETIPPVSEEDFCKQLGDVFTPYIRMEFGDIEEAITFYKVYALGVGFDVRKYTTKKWRDGTIKSKLLVCNREGFTKSSNESPGKEEDGSKQGRRNKLKRIGCKARMRLFSKNGVLLVDRFHEEHNHDLVAVKDREFQKLSKNISKYHMGLIASNSRFADMNCVEVAKFVVKILKLTSELNIGATRTYRMCKEVVNGFHNIGASLNDFKNFQRDIKCFIHERDGQLFIDHFKNMAETRPDFYFDYDVDVDGSLRRAIWADGIGRRNYSVFGDAVSYDPTYSTNKYKMVFTPSQD; the protein is encoded by the exons ATGGCTGACATGGAGATTGTAGTTTATGAGGCTGTTGAGAACG TTACAGCTGATGTAGATGATGAAACAATTCCACCAGTGTCAGAGGAAGACTTTTGTAAGCAGTTGGGGGACGTATTCACACCATACATTAGGATGGAGTTTGGGGATATTGAGGAAGCTATAACATTTTATAAGGTGTACGCACTTGGGGTTGGGTTCGATGTGAGAAAATACacaactaaaaagtggcgtgacGGAACTATAAAATcaaaactattggtttgtaatagGGAGGGGTTTACAAAATCAAGTAACGAAAGTCCGGGTAAGGAAGAAGATGGAAGTAAGCAGGGGAGAAGAAATAAGCTAAAGAGGATTGGTTGTAAAGCTCGGATGAGGTTATTTTCAAAAAATGGTGTGCTTTTAGTGGACCGGTTTCATGAAGAACATAATCACGATCTTGTTGCTGTCAAAGATAGGGAGTTTCAAAAATTATCCAAAAATATTTCCAAGTATCACATGGGACTAATTGCCTCAAATTCAAGG TTTGCAGACATGAACTGTGTTGAAGTTGCAAAATTTGTCGTTAAAATTTTAAAGTTAACCTCTGAA CTGAATATTGGAGCAACAAGGACTTACAGAATGTGTAAGGAGGTTGTTAACGGGTTCCACAATATAGGGGCTAGTTTGAACgacttcaaaaattttcaaagagACATAAAGTGTTTTATTCATGAAAGGGACGGACAACTTTTCATTGATCACTTCAAGAACATGGCAGAGACTCGGCCAGACTTCTACTTCGACTATGATGTTGACGTAGATGGTAGCCTACGACGCGCAATTTGGGCGGATGGCATTGGTAGGAGGAACTACTCTGTCTTTGGAGATGCCGTTTCTTACGACCCTACTTACTCCACTAACAAGTACAAGATGGTTTTCACTCCTTCACAGGATTGA
- the LOC141620465 gene encoding protein FAR-RED IMPAIRED RESPONSE 1-like, with amino-acid sequence MGGKEPEYIITDQDPGIIASVPENFKTARHRFCIWHIMNKVPCKYGSKRKDYQVFIKKLNAIVWDEELEAEEFDNRWSAIMEEHVSAYIEWFTDCYDIRRQWVMAHCKDLRMGGIMRTTQRSESENSFFKRFEARNGTLVEFWMRFQSALDQQRHNQKRLDNENRHSNPKLCSKLALESDGAKIYTHDIFEEFQEELKNAIGGFSCKGFLESNNLEVTTLKDSLGGRNFDVQYNPGTFEASCSCKLFERKGLLCRHIIWIYSDSKQLQMTKLWSEIHETIGVLVDKEKEDVEGLTNLIREFREKLTPVGEKLNKQHQMEKLLGCKASKETKGVGKEFCLVGRRPLQLPVSRNACAIIASKWHTMTRGTVPTLLLTVHRNCRNHLKKRRKKKK; translated from the exons ATGGGGGGAAAGGAACCAGAGTACATAATAACAGATCAAGATCCTGGAATAATTGCGTCAGTACCCGAAAATTTCAAGACAGCACGGCACCGGTTCTGCATATGGCATATTATGAATAAGGTTCCCTGTAAGTATGGTAGCAAAAGGAAAGATTACCAGGTATTTATAAAAAAGTTAAATGCTATTGTATGGGACGAGGAACTTGAAGCAGAGGAGTTCGACAATAGATGGTCAGCAATAATGGAGGAACACGTATCCGCTTACATTGAATGGTTTACGGACTGCTATGATATAAGGAGGCAGTGGGTGATGGCGCACTGTAAGGACTTGAGAATGGGTGGTATTATGAGGACGACACAGCGGTCGGAAAGTGAAAACAGTTTTTTCAAGAGGTTTGAGGCGAGAAATGGTACtcttgttgagttttggatgcgctTTCAAAGTGCTTTGGACCAACAAAGACACAACCAGAAGAGGCTTGATAACGAAAACCGTCATTCAAACCCAAAGTTATGCAGTAAGTTGGCATTAGAGAGTGATGGTGCGAAGATTTACACACATGATATTTTCGAGGAGTTTCAAGAGGAGTTAAAGAATGCAATTGGTGGATTTAGTTGCAAGGGTTTCTTGGAGTCGAACAACTTAGAGGTTACTACCTTGAAGGATTCATTGGGAGGCCGTAATTTTGATGTTCAGTATAACCCAG GGACTTTTGAGGCGAGCTGTTCCTGTAAACTTTTTGAGAGGAAGGGACTACTCTGCAGGCACATAATTTGGATTTATTCCG ACAGTAAGCAACTTCAGATGACAAAATTGTGGTCGGAAATTCACGAAACAATTGGAGTGCTTGTTGATAAGGAAAAGGAAGACGTTGAAGGTCTTACTAATTTAATAAGGGAATTTAGAGAGAAGCTGACACCGGTTGGTGAGAAGTTGAATAAACAACACCAAATGGAGAAATTGCTTGGTTGTAAAGCAAGTAaggaaacaaagggagtgggaaaAGAATTTTGTCTAGTAGGACGAAGGCCGTTGCAATTGCCAGTAAGCCGAAACGCATGTGCAATAATTGCAAGCAAATGGCACACCATGACAAGAGGAACTGTCCCAACCCTTTTGCTGACCGTCCACCGCAATTGTCGGAATCATCtgaagaagaggaggaagaagaagaagtag